In Vespa crabro chromosome 5, iyVesCrab1.2, whole genome shotgun sequence, a single window of DNA contains:
- the LOC124424061 gene encoding DNA damage-binding protein 1 codes for MKAMSHHYVVTAHKPTAVTACVTGNFTSPTDLNLILAKNVRLEIYLVTPEGLRPLKEVGIYGKIAVIKFFRPPYERKDLLFLLTTRYNAMILECIGEGEDIEIRTRAHGNVADRIGKASETGIKAVIDPKARVIGLRLYDGLFKIIPLDKHNPELKASSIRMDEQQVQDVHFLHGCANPTLILIHQDINGRHVKTHEISLRDKEFVKIPWRQDNVEREAMMVIPVPSPICGAIIIGQESILYHDGTTYVAVVPPIIKQSTITCYAKVDNQGLRYLLGDLAGHLFMLFLEQEKKPDGTQVVKDLKVELLGEISIPECITYLDNGVIFIGSRLGDSQLIKLITKADENGSYCVPMETFTNLAPIVDMAVVDLERQGQGQMVTCSGAFKEGSLRIIRNGIGIQEHASIDLPGIKGMWALKIGGGNFDNTLVLSFVGQTRILTLNGEEVEETDIPGFVADEQTFHTGNVTNDLFIQITPSSARLISNESKSVVSEWEPTNKRTISVVACNGIQVLCATGNDLFYMEIIHSQIIPKGFATLQHEVACLDISPLDGSNEARVVAVGLWTDISVRILTLPILEEINKELLGGEIIPRSILMTCFEGNTYLLCALGDGSMYYFTLHKLSGLLSDKKKVTLGTQPTVLRTFRSLSTTNVFACSDRPTVIYSSNHKLVFSNVNLKEVNHMCSLNAESYPDSLALATDSTVTIGTIDEIQKLHIRTVPLGESPRRIAYQESSQTFGVITMRVDMQESSGVSIVRHSASTQAASTSSSSHIAAHNKPTGHTASEIGQEIEIHNLLIIDQHTFEVLHAHTLMPTEYALSLISTKLGEDPTSYYVVGTALINPDETEPRMGRILLYHWGDGKLTQVAEKEIKGSCYSLVEFNGKLLASINSTVRLFEWTAEKELRLECSHFNHIIALYLKTKGDFVLVGDLMRSLTLLQYKTMEGSFEEIARDYNPNWMTAIEILDDDTFLGAENCYNLFVCQKDSAATSEDERQQMQEVGQFHLGDMINIFRHGSLVMQNLGESSTPTQGCVLFGTVSGAIGLVTQIPFAFYEFLRNLEDRLTSVIKSVGKIEHNFWRSFNTELKIEQCEGFIDGDLIESFLDLSHDKMAEVAMGLMIDDGSGMKKEATVDDLVKIVEDLTRIH; via the exons atgaaagcTATGTCTCATCATTACGTGGTGACGGCACATAAACCTACGGCTGTCACTGCTTGTGTGACTG GTAATTTTACGTCACCAACGGATCTGAATTTAATATTAGCCAAAAATGtacgattagaaatatatctaGTCACTCCAGAAGGATTGAGGCCCTTAAAGGAAGTTGGAATTTATGGAAAAATTgctgtaataaaatttttcagacCACCG tatgaaagaaaagatttgttATTTCTCCTAACAACACGATACAATGCTATGATTTTGGAATGTattggagaaggagaagatatagaaataagaaCCAGAGCACATGGAAATGTAGCTGATCGTATTGGAAAAGCTTCAGAAACTGGTATCAAAGCTGTCATTGATCCTAAAGCACGTGTAATAGGACTCAGGTTATATGATGGTCTTTTTAAGATTATTCCTTTGGATAAGCATAATCCAGAGTTAAAGGCATCGTCGATTCGTATGGATGAACAACAAGTGCAAGATGTTCATTTCCTACACGGTTGTGCTAATCCAACATTGATCTTAATTCATCAAGATATTAATGGAAGGCATGTAAAAACACATGAAATCTCATtgagagataaagaatttGTTAAAATACCATGGAGACAAGATAACGTAGAACGTGAAGCCATGATGGTGATTCCTGTGCCTTCTCCAATTTGTGGTGCAATTATAATAGGACAAGAGAGTATTTTATATCACGATGGAACTACGTATGTGGCTGTTGTACCTCCAATCATTAAACAAAGTACTATAACATGCTATGCTAAAGTAGACAATCAAGGGCTCAGATATTTATTAGGAGATCTAGCTGGGCATCTGTTCATGTTGTTTTtagaacaagaaaagaaacctGATGGCACACAAGTAGTAAAAGACTTAAAAGTAGAACTTTTAGGCGAAATTAGTATTCCAGAATGTATAACTTATTTGGATAATGgtgtaatatttattggtAGCCGTCTAGGTGATTCTCAATTGATTAAGTTAATAACAAAGGCAGATGAAAATGGATCTTATTGTGTACCAATGGAAACATTTACAAATCTAGCACCAATAGTTGACATGGCTGTTGTTGATCTTGAAAGACAAGGACAAGGTCAAATGGTTACTTGTTCCGGTGCTTTTAAAGAGGGTTCTCTTAGAATCATCAGAAATGGTATTGGTATTCAAGAACATGCAAGTATCGATTTGCCAGGCATCAAAGGCATGTGGGCTCTTAAAATTGGTGGtggtaattttgataatacatTAGTACTTTCTTTTGTCGGCCAGACAAGAATTTTAACTTTGAATGGTGAAGAAGTTGAAGAAACAGATATACCAGGCTTTGTTGCAGACGAACAAACCTTTCATACTGGAAATGTGactaatgatttatttattcagaTTACGCCAAGCTCTGCAAGATTGATTTCAAATGAAAGTAAATCTGTTGTATCTGAATGGGAACCCACTAATAAAAGAACCATTAGCGTAGTTGCTTGCAATGGTATTCAAGTATTATGTGCCACTGGTAATGATTTATTCTACATGGAGATTATACATAGTCAAATTATTCCAAAAGGATTTGCTACATTACAGCATGAGGTAGCATGTCTGGATATTTCTCCATTGGATGGAAGCAATGAAGCACGTGTAGTTGCAGTAGGTTTGTGGACAGATATTTCTGTTCGAATTTTAACTCTACCTAttttagaagaaataaataaggaatTATTAGGCGGTGAAATCATACCAAGATCAATTTTAATGACTTGTTTTGAAGGTAATACATATCTTCTGTGTGCACTTGGAGATGGTAGTATGTATTACTTTACTCTGCATAAGCTAAGTGGTCTTCTCtcagataagaaaaaagttacaTTAGGTACACAGCCAACAGTACTAAGAACCTTTAGGTCCTTATCTACGACCAATGTTTTTGCTTGTTCTGATAGACCAACAGTCATCTATTCTTCAAATCATAAGCTTGTGTTTAGTAATGTTAATTTGAAAGAAGTAAATCACATGTGTTCATTAAATGCAGAATCATATCCAGACAGCTTGGCATTGGCTACAGATAGTACTGTAACTATAGGAACAATTGATGAAATTCAAAAATTACACATACGAACTGTTCCACTTGGAGAATCACCTAGACGAATTGCATATCAAGAAAGTTCTCAAACTTTTGGTGTTATCACAATGCGGGTAGATATGCAAGAAAGCAGTGGTGTCAGTATTGTTAGACACTCTGCATCTACTCAAGCTGCTTCAACATCTAGTAGTAGTCATATAGCAGCTCATAATAAACCAACAGGACATACGGCCAGTGAGATTGGACAAGAAATTGAAATCCACAATCTTCTTATTATAGATCAACATACATTTGAAGTTCTTCATGCACATACATTAATGCCTACTGAATATGccttatcattaatatctacAAAATTAGGTGAAGATCCAACTTCTTATTATGTAGTGGGAACTGCATTAATAAATCCTGATGAAACTGAACCAAGAATGGGcaggatattattatatcactgGGGTGATGGAAAACTTACTCAAGtagcagaaaaagaaatcaaaggaTCATGTTATTCATTGGTAGAATTTAATGGAAAACTTCTTGCAAGTATCAATAGCACAGTTCGTCTATTTGAATGGACTGCTGAGAAAGAACTCAGGCTAGAATGTAGTcattttaatcatattatagCACTGTATCTTAAAACCAAAGGTGACTTTGTCTTAGTTGGAGATCTCATGAGATCTTTAACACTTCTTCAATACAAAACTATGGAAGGTAGTTTTGAAGAAATAGCCAGAGATTACAATCCTAATTGGATGACAGCCATTGAAATTTTAGATGATGATACCTTTTTAGGAGCTGAAAATTGCTACAATCTCTTTGTTTGTCAAAAAGATAG TGCAGCTACTTCTGAGGATGAAAGACAACAAATGCAAGAAGTTGGTCAATTTCATTTAGgtgatatgataaatattttccgtCATGGTTCTTTAGTAATGCAAAATTTGGGTGAATCAAGCACACCAACTCAAGGTTGTGTACTATTTGGAACTGTAAGCGGTGCTATTGGTTTAGTTACTCAAATTCCATTTGCATTTTATGAGTTTCTTCGTAACTTAGAAGATAGATTAACAAGTGTAATTAAAAGTGTTGGCAAAATTGAACATAATTTTTGGAGAAGTTTTAACACTGAATTAAAGATTGAACAATGTGAGGGTTTCATAGATGGCGATTTAATAGAAAGTTTTCTTGATTTAAGTCATGATAAAATGGCAGAAGTTGCCATGGGTCTTATG ATCGATGATGGTAGCGGTATGAAGAAAGAAGCAACGGTTGATGATCTCGTAAAAATTGTTGAAGATTTAACAAGAATACATTAA
- the LOC124424062 gene encoding ADP-ribosylation factor-like protein 16 isoform X2: MCLCLGALKSGKTLLLKRLQVKNDTGEFDIIIREIGGNMAPIWKHYFDKVYKLIYVVDTSNLCQISAAGVLLYSTLVEPRLKNIKIALILNKMDLSYRQMRNEALLMLQFARLKKEITQEISVIETSGITGQGLEDLRNWLFDPYTLKIVKNTKK, translated from the exons ATGTGTTTATGTCTTGGTGCTTTGAAATCTGGTAAAACGCTTCTGTTGAAACGTCTTCAAG TAAAAAATGATACTGGTGAATTTGACATAATTATTAGAGAGATTGGTGGTAATATGGCACCAATATGGAAACATTATTTCGACAAG gtttataaattaatttatgtcGTGGATACCAGTAATCTTTGCCAAATTAGTGCGGCTGGTGTTTTATTGTACTCGACATTAGTTGAGccaagattaaaaaatataaaaattgcacTAATTTTAAACAAGATGGATCTTTCTTATAGACAAATGAGAAATGAAGCTCTTCTAATGCTTCAATTTGCAcgtttgaagaaagaaattactcAGGAGATAAGTGTAATTGAAACTAGTGGAATAACAGGACAAGGTCTTGAAGACTTACGCAATTGGTTATTTGATCCATAtactttaaaaattgtaaaaaatacaaaaaaataa
- the LOC124424062 gene encoding ADP-ribosylation factor-like protein 16 isoform X1: protein MCLCLGALKSGKTLLLKRLQGDEIDDATHTVQTNGINLFTVKNDTGEFDIIIREIGGNMAPIWKHYFDKVYKLIYVVDTSNLCQISAAGVLLYSTLVEPRLKNIKIALILNKMDLSYRQMRNEALLMLQFARLKKEITQEISVIETSGITGQGLEDLRNWLFDPYTLKIVKNTKK, encoded by the exons ATGTGTTTATGTCTTGGTGCTTTGAAATCTGGTAAAACGCTTCTGTTGAAACGTCTTCAAGGTGACGAAATAGATGATGCGACTCACACAGTACAAACTAATGgtatcaatttatttacagTAAAAAATGATACTGGTGAATTTGACATAATTATTAGAGAGATTGGTGGTAATATGGCACCAATATGGAAACATTATTTCGACAAG gtttataaattaatttatgtcGTGGATACCAGTAATCTTTGCCAAATTAGTGCGGCTGGTGTTTTATTGTACTCGACATTAGTTGAGccaagattaaaaaatataaaaattgcacTAATTTTAAACAAGATGGATCTTTCTTATAGACAAATGAGAAATGAAGCTCTTCTAATGCTTCAATTTGCAcgtttgaagaaagaaattactcAGGAGATAAGTGTAATTGAAACTAGTGGAATAACAGGACAAGGTCTTGAAGACTTACGCAATTGGTTATTTGATCCATAtactttaaaaattgtaaaaaatacaaaaaaataa